In Arthrobacter sp. SLBN-83, one DNA window encodes the following:
- a CDS encoding SCO4848 family membrane protein, translating into MQLPVFAALVLIVAGVWSLVVWPQFLRRVMKDPRARDAAGKATKFLTVHVVLVSISMVLGLATAVIGVLGLLG; encoded by the coding sequence ATGCAGCTTCCCGTCTTCGCCGCGCTGGTCCTCATCGTCGCCGGCGTCTGGTCCCTGGTGGTCTGGCCGCAGTTCCTCCGCCGCGTCATGAAGGATCCGCGGGCCCGCGACGCCGCCGGCAAGGCAACAAAGTTCCTGACCGTGCATGTGGTGCTGGTGTCCATCTCCATGGTGCTGGGCCTTGCCACAGCGGTGATCGGCGTCCTCGGCCTGCTGGGCTGA
- the deoC gene encoding deoxyribose-phosphate aldolase — MSNEATVHAGNAGAAGAADIASYIDHTLLKPEASEADVLKVCAEAAEYKFKSVCVNPIWVKTVTKALKGSGVLTCSVVGFPLGATPTDVKSFEARGAVLDGADEVDMVINIAAARANDKGALTDDIAGVAETVHAGGAILKVIIETALLTDEQKVLACQAAVEGGADFVKTSTGFNGGGATVEDVALMRRTVGPDLGVKASGGVRSLADAQAMIAAGATRIGASSGIAIVKGEQGSAVY, encoded by the coding sequence ATGAGCAACGAAGCCACCGTGCACGCAGGCAACGCTGGGGCGGCCGGGGCCGCGGACATCGCCTCCTACATCGACCACACGCTGCTCAAGCCCGAAGCGTCGGAAGCTGACGTGCTGAAGGTCTGTGCAGAGGCTGCCGAGTACAAGTTCAAGTCGGTGTGCGTGAACCCGATCTGGGTCAAGACGGTTACCAAGGCGCTCAAGGGCTCGGGCGTCCTCACCTGCTCCGTGGTGGGTTTCCCCCTGGGGGCCACCCCCACGGACGTGAAGTCGTTCGAAGCCCGCGGCGCGGTGCTGGACGGCGCCGATGAGGTGGACATGGTGATCAATATCGCCGCCGCACGGGCAAACGACAAGGGTGCCCTGACGGACGACATCGCGGGTGTGGCCGAGACCGTGCACGCTGGCGGGGCCATCCTGAAGGTCATCATCGAGACTGCCCTCCTGACGGATGAGCAAAAGGTGCTGGCCTGCCAGGCGGCGGTGGAAGGCGGGGCAGACTTCGTGAAGACCTCCACCGGCTTCAACGGCGGCGGCGCCACCGTGGAGGACGTGGCCCTGATGCGCCGGACCGTAGGCCCGGACCTGGGGGTCAAGGCATCCGGTGGAGTACGGTCCCTCGCTGACGCGCAGGCTATGATTGCAGCAGGTGCAACACGAATTGGTGCCAGTTCCGGAATCGCCATCGTCAAGGGTGAACAGGGTTCAGCCGTGTACTGA
- a CDS encoding metal-dependent hydrolase, with the protein MGGHHAASGAAAWVAVASTGPYTLGWYPLDPTGILIGGMATAGTALVCDWDHRSSTVAHALPPLSNAIARGIENASGGHRQGTHSILGAAAFVFLAGLASQVHMDTGWGRLSVGAGLLCMFLINIAAKALKLFPKSGFISNWIFALVMAGLVTVYAPEQWTWLPTSMLIGVVVHIVGDLITTGGVPLLWPLVVRPPKMLRRMPLLRNVWRANGALSVPLLGRAGSKREWLVLIPVSAYAMVGMTMAGWAIAQHHWGRVAAAAGAWIKLWF; encoded by the coding sequence ATGGGAGGACACCACGCCGCGTCGGGAGCCGCGGCGTGGGTAGCTGTTGCGTCCACCGGCCCCTATACCCTGGGCTGGTACCCGCTTGATCCCACCGGGATCCTCATCGGCGGCATGGCCACTGCCGGCACCGCATTGGTCTGCGACTGGGACCACCGCTCAAGCACGGTGGCGCACGCGCTGCCGCCGCTTTCAAACGCGATTGCGCGCGGCATTGAAAACGCCAGCGGCGGCCACCGGCAGGGCACGCACTCGATTTTGGGCGCGGCCGCGTTCGTGTTCCTGGCCGGCCTGGCATCCCAGGTCCACATGGACACGGGGTGGGGCCGCCTGTCCGTCGGCGCCGGCCTGCTGTGCATGTTCCTGATCAACATCGCGGCAAAGGCGCTGAAGCTTTTTCCCAAGAGCGGCTTCATCTCGAACTGGATCTTTGCGTTGGTCATGGCAGGCCTTGTCACCGTCTACGCGCCGGAGCAGTGGACGTGGCTGCCCACGTCAATGCTCATCGGGGTGGTGGTGCACATCGTGGGCGACCTCATCACCACCGGGGGAGTGCCGCTGCTCTGGCCCCTGGTGGTTCGGCCACCCAAAATGCTGCGCCGCATGCCCCTGTTGCGGAACGTGTGGAGGGCCAACGGCGCCCTGTCCGTACCACTGCTGGGCCGCGCCGGTTCCAAGCGGGAGTGGCTGGTGCTGATCCCCGTCAGCGCCTACGCGATGGTGGGCATGACCATGGCCGGCTGGGCCATCGCCCAGCACCACTGGGGCCGGGTGGCCGCTGCGGCGGGGGCCTGGATCAAGCTCTGGTTCTAG
- the sufU gene encoding Fe-S cluster assembly sulfur transfer protein SufU, whose amino-acid sequence MSLDQLYQQIILDHSKARHGSGLAATDAPQGSSTGQSHQLNPVCGDEVTLRLAVQDGKVAQVAWDGAGCSISMASASVLTDLAEGMTIAELHEVIDSFREVLRSRGKVHADPELLGDAAAFEGVARYAARVKCAMISWVAAEDALNQAA is encoded by the coding sequence ATGAGCCTTGACCAGCTGTACCAGCAAATCATCCTGGATCACTCCAAGGCCCGCCACGGCAGCGGGCTCGCCGCCACCGACGCGCCGCAGGGCAGCTCCACCGGCCAGTCACACCAGCTCAACCCTGTTTGTGGGGACGAAGTGACCCTCCGGCTTGCCGTTCAGGACGGCAAGGTGGCCCAGGTGGCCTGGGACGGGGCCGGATGCTCCATCTCCATGGCCTCAGCGTCGGTCCTCACGGACCTCGCCGAGGGCATGACCATCGCCGAACTGCATGAGGTCATCGACAGCTTCCGGGAGGTGCTTCGCTCGCGGGGCAAGGTCCACGCCGATCCCGAGCTGCTGGGCGATGCCGCCGCGTTCGAAGGAGTGGCCCGCTACGCCGCCCGGGTCAAGTGCGCCATGATCTCCTGGGTGGCCGCCGAGGACGCGCTCAACCAGGCTGCCTGA
- a CDS encoding uroporphyrinogen-III synthase: MTALAPADTPQAEEATDAAESPLEGFRIGVTSDRRSRDLIEALERRGAEVLHAPALKIAPVQEDMRLIEDTRAVIAAKPDLCIATTAYGMRRWCEAADSFGIGDDLLETLANCRMFVRGPKARGAVRAAGLADVGISSDETTSTLVDMLLAEGVRGKTVAMQLHGYTDVRQIERLRMSGATVLTVTPYRWVKPEGEDRLPRLIEAACSGNLDVLTFTSAPAVDAMWSTAHEMGLYKQLVESLKLSVTTAVVGPVTAQPLLDAGITPLIPERFRMGALIRLVCEHLALNHVRRLETRSGNIELRGRCLRIDGQQVELAPAPLLLLRALLGAGGAVLSRESLSDLLELRGSVHALDMTVSRLRSSLPDGRLIETVVKRGYRIRV, encoded by the coding sequence ATGACCGCACTTGCACCGGCCGACACACCCCAGGCTGAAGAAGCAACCGACGCAGCCGAGTCGCCGCTGGAGGGGTTCCGCATCGGCGTCACTTCGGACCGGCGGTCCCGCGACCTCATCGAGGCCCTGGAACGCCGCGGCGCCGAAGTCCTGCACGCGCCGGCGCTGAAGATCGCCCCCGTCCAGGAGGACATGCGCCTCATCGAGGACACCCGGGCCGTCATAGCAGCCAAGCCGGACCTGTGCATCGCCACCACCGCCTACGGGATGCGCCGCTGGTGCGAGGCCGCGGACTCCTTTGGCATCGGTGACGACCTGCTGGAAACGCTGGCGAACTGCCGCATGTTCGTCCGGGGACCCAAAGCCCGCGGTGCCGTGCGCGCCGCCGGACTTGCCGACGTCGGCATCAGCAGCGACGAAACCACCTCCACCCTGGTGGACATGCTGCTCGCTGAAGGTGTCCGCGGCAAAACCGTCGCCATGCAGCTGCACGGTTACACAGATGTCCGGCAGATCGAGCGGCTGCGGATGTCCGGCGCCACGGTCCTGACCGTCACGCCCTACCGCTGGGTCAAGCCCGAGGGCGAGGACCGGCTTCCGCGGCTGATCGAAGCCGCGTGCAGCGGCAACCTGGACGTCCTGACGTTTACCAGCGCCCCCGCAGTGGATGCCATGTGGAGCACCGCCCATGAAATGGGCCTCTACAAGCAGTTGGTGGAGAGCCTGAAACTGAGCGTCACCACCGCCGTGGTAGGTCCCGTGACCGCGCAGCCGCTCCTGGACGCCGGCATCACGCCGCTGATCCCCGAACGGTTCCGCATGGGCGCCCTCATCCGCCTGGTGTGCGAGCACCTGGCACTGAACCACGTCCGCCGGTTGGAGACCCGCTCCGGAAATATCGAACTTCGCGGCCGCTGCCTCCGCATTGACGGCCAACAAGTGGAACTGGCGCCCGCTCCCCTGCTGCTCCTGCGCGCCCTGCTCGGGGCCGGCGGGGCGGTCCTGTCCCGTGAATCGCTCTCCGACCTGCTGGAACTCCGGGGATCCGTGCACGCGCTGGACATGACGGTGAGCAGGCTGCGTTCGTCGCTGCCGGACGGCAGGCTCATCGAAACGGTGGTTAAGCGGGGGTACCGGATCCGCGTCTAG
- a CDS encoding SDR family oxidoreductase, which translates to MTDRSSQPTPKTVLVTGATGYIGGRLVPRLLEAGHRVKVLVRSPDKIAGVPWRDKVDVVESSLEDGDALRGALAGVDVFYYLVHSMAAGAGFEAKEKAMAATAADAAAAAGVQRIVYLGGLHPQGVELSTHMRSREAVGKVFLDSPVDAVVFQAGVVIGSGSASFEMIRHLSETLPLMPAPSWVRNRIEAIAVRDVLYYLVSAASLDGPINRTFDIGCRQVLTYAGMMKEYAAEAGLPYRVVLALPVPAPKLAGMWVALTTPIPLSMAVPLVQSLQHDAVSNEHDIDQYIPQPDGGLTPYRTAVALALGKERDGQVETTWASAGADSDPLPSDPEWAGHKVYIDERTFHGDVDPVHVWTIIEGIGGRNGWYSLPLAWQVRGWLDKLTGGAGLLRGRRHPHTLAAGEVVDWWRVEQIEHGRLLRLRAEMRAPGRAWLELSVEPDGGGSRYRQRAIFFPKGLSGRLYWLAVLPFHSLIFPAMARNITTAAQKLADADRAELTP; encoded by the coding sequence ATGACCGACAGAAGTTCCCAGCCAACACCAAAGACCGTCCTTGTCACCGGCGCCACCGGCTACATCGGCGGGCGGCTGGTGCCCAGGCTGCTGGAGGCAGGTCACCGGGTCAAGGTGCTGGTCCGCTCCCCCGACAAAATCGCCGGCGTCCCTTGGCGCGACAAAGTGGACGTCGTGGAAAGCAGCCTCGAGGACGGCGACGCCCTCCGAGGGGCCCTGGCCGGCGTCGACGTCTTCTATTACCTGGTGCACTCCATGGCTGCGGGGGCGGGATTCGAAGCGAAGGAAAAGGCGATGGCCGCCACCGCCGCGGACGCCGCAGCCGCCGCGGGCGTGCAACGCATTGTCTACCTCGGAGGCCTGCACCCCCAGGGTGTGGAACTCTCCACCCACATGCGGTCACGGGAAGCAGTGGGCAAGGTCTTCCTGGACAGCCCCGTGGACGCCGTGGTGTTCCAGGCCGGCGTGGTGATCGGGTCCGGCTCCGCCTCCTTCGAGATGATCCGCCACCTCTCCGAAACACTGCCGCTGATGCCTGCACCCAGCTGGGTGCGCAACAGGATCGAGGCCATTGCCGTCCGGGACGTGCTGTATTACCTGGTGTCCGCCGCCTCGCTCGACGGCCCGATCAACCGGACCTTCGACATCGGCTGCCGGCAGGTGCTGACCTACGCAGGCATGATGAAGGAGTACGCGGCCGAGGCAGGCCTGCCCTACCGGGTGGTGCTGGCCCTGCCGGTCCCGGCCCCCAAGCTGGCCGGCATGTGGGTGGCCCTTACCACCCCCATTCCCCTCTCCATGGCGGTGCCCCTGGTGCAGTCGCTGCAGCATGACGCGGTATCCAACGAGCACGACATCGACCAGTACATTCCCCAGCCCGACGGCGGCCTGACCCCGTACCGGACGGCCGTGGCCCTGGCGCTGGGCAAGGAGCGGGACGGCCAGGTGGAGACCACCTGGGCCAGTGCCGGCGCGGACTCCGATCCCCTTCCCAGCGACCCCGAGTGGGCAGGGCACAAGGTGTACATCGACGAACGGACGTTCCATGGCGACGTGGACCCGGTACACGTGTGGACCATCATCGAGGGCATCGGTGGCCGCAACGGCTGGTATTCCCTGCCGCTTGCGTGGCAGGTCCGCGGCTGGCTGGACAAACTGACCGGTGGCGCAGGGCTGCTCCGGGGACGCCGGCACCCGCACACGCTGGCCGCCGGAGAAGTGGTGGACTGGTGGCGGGTGGAGCAGATCGAACACGGCAGGCTGCTGCGGCTGCGGGCAGAGATGCGCGCACCGGGGCGGGCGTGGCTGGAACTGTCCGTGGAGCCCGACGGCGGCGGCAGCCGCTACCGGCAGCGCGCCATCTTCTTCCCCAAGGGACTGAGCGGACGGCTCTACTGGCTTGCCGTGCTTCCCTTCCACAGCCTGATCTTTCCGGCCATGGCGCGGAACATCACCACCGCGGCGCAGAAACTGGCCGATGCGGACCGCGCGGAGCTGACCCCGTAG
- a CDS encoding FAD-dependent oxidoreductase: protein MSAPAPSQSPSTATRIVIAGAGPAAQALVAQLDKARFTGTITVLSNRDDAPEELLELAMLPQVSVRLGQPASHIDAANRTVATADGMEFAYDQLVIATGSAPVTSPVDGAAQCLSYATIDDAPRVAKGVQKIARELGRRPVGILVGTGAAAGQAEAVLRAKGVRPIRTTARPAAVIPAVVSGPASSMPASAVVFEDGSSMTGDLVVLAEERVSRDGLAASAGLQTAAAGGIVITRDYRTSVPGIWAIGDAAAFDGVRLGLLVAAASAAGACATQLLSAASAAPALQAAA from the coding sequence ATGTCCGCTCCGGCACCCTCCCAGTCACCCTCCACCGCAACCCGCATCGTCATCGCCGGCGCCGGCCCGGCTGCCCAGGCCCTGGTGGCGCAGCTGGACAAGGCCAGGTTCACCGGCACCATCACCGTGCTGAGCAACCGCGATGACGCCCCGGAGGAACTGCTGGAGCTGGCCATGCTCCCCCAGGTCTCGGTCCGGTTGGGCCAGCCCGCCAGCCACATCGACGCTGCCAACCGCACGGTGGCCACCGCCGACGGCATGGAATTCGCGTACGACCAGCTGGTGATCGCCACCGGATCAGCCCCCGTGACCAGCCCGGTGGACGGTGCCGCGCAGTGCCTGAGCTATGCCACCATCGACGACGCACCGCGTGTCGCGAAGGGCGTCCAGAAGATAGCCCGCGAGCTGGGCCGGCGCCCCGTGGGCATCCTGGTAGGCACCGGCGCTGCCGCCGGACAGGCCGAGGCGGTCCTGCGGGCCAAGGGTGTACGCCCCATCCGCACTACCGCCCGGCCGGCCGCCGTCATCCCTGCGGTAGTGTCCGGTCCGGCTTCCAGCATGCCCGCATCCGCGGTGGTCTTCGAAGACGGCAGCAGCATGACCGGAGACTTGGTCGTTTTGGCCGAGGAACGCGTCTCCCGGGACGGCCTGGCCGCCAGCGCAGGCCTGCAGACGGCGGCGGCGGGCGGCATCGTGATCACCCGGGACTACCGCACCTCGGTGCCGGGGATCTGGGCGATCGGCGACGCGGCAGCGTTCGACGGCGTGCGGCTGGGACTGCTGGTGGCGGCTGCTTCGGCGGCGGGCGCCTGCGCAACCCAGTTGCTGTCGGCCGCGTCGGCAGCGCCCGCACTGCAGGCGGCTGCCTGA
- the mfd gene encoding transcription-repair coupling factor produces MSLPGQSAAGTSSTGTSSAGIAGATKSRAGTSSTGASSTTPSLDGLRRALEPDSTFTRVRAEAARGFAVRGQDYQISAPAGLRPVLLAEMADGLAAAAEGAEPGVVLAVTATGREAEDLSAALRAYLPADAVAEFPSWETLPHERLSPRSDTVGRRLSVLRRLAHPESSTAGRLRVVVAPVRAVVQPVVAGLGDLVPVTLKVGQDVPFTDVVKSLADAAYARVDMVTHRGEFAVRGGIIDVFPPTEDHPIRVEFFGDEVDQMRWFAVADQRSLSAPGIHHPTELHAPPCREILITPSVMSRAATLKSQLPAAADMLEKIAGGIAVEGMESLAPVLVDAMVPFVDQLPADSIAVVIEPEKVRTRAHDLAATNEEFLEAAWSTASDGGAAPLDLSSQASAALHSASFRSLAETRGAALVHGVSWWSITSLAQDAELLPEIDVLNLHAREPRGYQGDVAEMMDFIGSHVRDQWRIVVATEGPGPAQRLAELFHENDIPCARVDSLDHEPQPGIIEVTTAVVGRGFVLDGLKLGLLTEADLLGRTSAGSTKDMRRMPSKRRNAVDPLQLVAGDHVVHEQHGIGRFVELIQRKVAGGGDGVREYLVLEYAPAKRGAPGDRLFVPTDQLDQVTRYVGGDTPVLSKMGGADWASTKSKARKAVKEIAGELIRLYSARMASRGHAFAPDTPWQRELEEAFPYVETPDQLTTINEVKADMEREIPMDRLVSGDVGYGKTEIAVRAAFKAVQDGKQVAVLVPTTLLAQQHYETFTERFSGFPVRVKPLSRFQSAKESKETAEGVKSGAVDIVIGTHRLLSKDFEFKDLGLVIVDEEQRFGVEHKEALKKMRTNVDVLAMSATPIPRTLEMSLTGIRETSTLATPPEERHPVLTYVGPYTDKQTSAAIRRELMREGQVFLVHNRVSTIERTAAKIRELVPEARVEVAHGKMSESRLEQIIVDFWERRFDVLVCTTIIETGLDISNANTLIVDGADKYGLSQLHQLRGRVGRGRERAYAYFLYPSEKPLGEVALERLKAVAAHNELGAGMQLAMKDLEIRGAGNLLGGEQSGHIQGVGFDLYIRLVGEAVADFRGEAEEKAAEMKIELPVNAHLPHDYVPGERLRLEAYRKLAAALTNEAIDEVQAELVDRYGELPLPAQNLVAVAQFRVAAREAGLSDVALQGNFIKFSPATLPESKTMRLNRMYPGSQTKPALDAVLIPKPKTARIGGRDLQDAEILEWANGVIRNIFSDAPLAVS; encoded by the coding sequence ATGAGTCTTCCCGGCCAGTCCGCCGCCGGCACATCCAGCACGGGCACCTCCAGCGCAGGTATTGCCGGCGCCACCAAATCCCGCGCCGGCACGTCCAGCACGGGCGCCTCCAGCACCACCCCTTCGCTGGACGGACTGCGCCGCGCGCTCGAGCCGGACTCCACTTTCACCCGCGTCCGCGCCGAGGCTGCCCGGGGCTTTGCCGTCCGTGGCCAGGATTACCAGATCAGCGCTCCTGCGGGCCTGCGCCCGGTGTTGCTGGCGGAGATGGCGGATGGGCTCGCGGCAGCGGCAGAAGGTGCAGAGCCCGGCGTGGTCCTGGCAGTCACGGCCACCGGCCGCGAGGCCGAAGACCTCTCCGCCGCCCTGCGCGCCTACCTTCCGGCGGATGCGGTGGCTGAGTTCCCCAGCTGGGAGACCCTCCCGCACGAACGGCTTTCGCCCCGCTCCGATACCGTGGGCCGCCGGCTCTCCGTGCTGCGCCGGCTGGCACATCCGGAAAGTTCGACGGCGGGCCGGCTGCGCGTCGTCGTCGCTCCCGTCCGCGCCGTGGTCCAGCCGGTGGTGGCCGGGCTGGGCGACCTGGTTCCGGTCACGCTGAAGGTGGGCCAGGACGTTCCGTTCACCGACGTGGTCAAGAGCCTCGCAGACGCCGCGTACGCCCGGGTGGACATGGTGACGCACCGGGGCGAGTTCGCCGTCCGCGGCGGCATCATCGACGTCTTCCCGCCCACGGAGGACCACCCCATCCGCGTTGAGTTCTTCGGCGACGAGGTGGACCAGATGCGCTGGTTCGCCGTCGCGGACCAGCGTTCGCTGTCCGCGCCCGGCATCCACCACCCCACGGAGCTGCACGCGCCGCCGTGCCGGGAAATCCTCATCACTCCTTCCGTGATGTCCCGCGCCGCCACGCTCAAGTCCCAGCTTCCGGCCGCGGCGGACATGCTCGAAAAGATCGCCGGCGGCATCGCAGTGGAAGGCATGGAGTCCCTGGCGCCGGTGCTGGTGGACGCGATGGTGCCGTTCGTGGACCAGCTGCCGGCCGATTCCATCGCCGTGGTGATCGAACCGGAGAAGGTGCGTACACGCGCCCATGACCTCGCCGCCACCAACGAGGAGTTCCTTGAGGCGGCATGGTCCACGGCGTCCGACGGCGGGGCGGCGCCTTTGGACCTCAGCTCACAGGCCAGCGCCGCGCTGCACTCGGCGAGCTTCCGGTCCCTGGCCGAAACCCGCGGGGCTGCGCTGGTGCACGGCGTCTCCTGGTGGTCCATCACTTCCCTGGCACAGGATGCCGAGCTCCTGCCGGAGATCGACGTGCTGAACCTGCACGCCCGGGAGCCCCGCGGCTACCAGGGAGATGTGGCCGAGATGATGGACTTCATCGGATCGCACGTGCGCGACCAGTGGCGGATCGTGGTGGCCACCGAAGGCCCCGGCCCGGCACAGCGCCTGGCGGAACTGTTCCACGAAAACGACATTCCCTGCGCCCGGGTGGACAGCCTGGACCACGAACCCCAGCCGGGCATCATCGAGGTGACCACCGCCGTCGTCGGCCGCGGCTTTGTCCTGGACGGGCTCAAACTGGGCCTGCTCACCGAAGCCGACCTGCTGGGCCGCACCTCCGCAGGGTCCACCAAGGACATGCGGCGGATGCCCTCCAAGCGGCGCAACGCCGTCGACCCCCTCCAACTGGTGGCGGGGGACCATGTGGTGCACGAACAGCACGGCATTGGCCGGTTCGTGGAACTCATCCAGCGCAAGGTGGCCGGCGGCGGCGACGGCGTGCGCGAGTACCTGGTGCTGGAGTACGCGCCGGCCAAGCGGGGCGCCCCCGGGGACCGCCTGTTCGTTCCCACGGACCAGTTGGACCAGGTGACCCGCTATGTGGGCGGCGACACCCCGGTCCTGAGCAAAATGGGAGGCGCGGACTGGGCCAGCACCAAGTCCAAGGCCCGCAAGGCCGTCAAGGAGATCGCCGGCGAGCTGATCCGGCTGTACTCGGCCCGGATGGCCTCCCGCGGCCACGCGTTTGCCCCTGATACCCCGTGGCAGCGCGAGCTGGAGGAAGCGTTCCCATACGTGGAGACGCCGGACCAGCTGACCACCATCAACGAGGTCAAGGCGGACATGGAGCGGGAGATCCCCATGGACCGGCTGGTGTCCGGCGATGTGGGCTACGGCAAGACCGAAATCGCGGTGCGCGCCGCCTTCAAGGCCGTCCAGGACGGCAAGCAGGTGGCGGTGCTGGTGCCCACTACGCTGCTGGCCCAGCAGCACTACGAGACCTTCACCGAGCGGTTCTCCGGCTTCCCCGTGCGGGTGAAGCCGTTGTCCCGGTTCCAGTCCGCCAAGGAGTCCAAGGAAACGGCGGAGGGCGTCAAGAGCGGCGCTGTGGACATCGTGATCGGCACGCACCGGCTGCTGTCCAAGGACTTCGAGTTCAAGGACCTGGGCCTGGTGATCGTGGACGAGGAACAGCGGTTCGGCGTTGAGCACAAGGAAGCGCTGAAGAAGATGCGCACCAACGTGGACGTCCTGGCCATGAGTGCCACCCCGATTCCCCGCACCTTGGAAATGTCCCTCACGGGCATCCGCGAAACCTCCACCCTGGCCACCCCGCCGGAGGAACGGCACCCGGTGCTGACCTACGTGGGCCCGTACACGGACAAGCAGACCTCCGCCGCCATCCGCCGGGAGCTGATGCGCGAGGGCCAGGTGTTCCTGGTCCACAACCGGGTATCCACCATTGAGCGGACCGCGGCAAAGATCCGCGAACTGGTGCCCGAAGCCCGGGTTGAGGTGGCACACGGCAAGATGTCCGAGAGCCGCCTGGAGCAGATCATCGTCGACTTCTGGGAGCGGCGCTTCGACGTGCTGGTGTGCACCACCATCATCGAGACCGGCCTGGACATCTCCAACGCCAACACCCTGATTGTGGACGGTGCGGACAAGTACGGCCTGTCCCAGCTGCACCAGCTTCGCGGGCGTGTGGGCCGCGGCCGGGAACGTGCGTATGCGTACTTCCTGTACCCGTCGGAGAAGCCGTTGGGTGAGGTGGCCCTGGAGCGGCTTAAAGCCGTTGCCGCCCACAACGAACTGGGCGCCGGCATGCAGCTGGCCATGAAGGACCTGGAGATCCGCGGTGCCGGCAACCTGTTGGGCGGCGAACAGTCCGGCCACATCCAGGGGGTGGGCTTCGACCTGTACATCCGGCTGGTGGGCGAAGCTGTGGCGGATTTCCGCGGCGAAGCCGAAGAGAAGGCCGCGGAGATGAAGATCGAACTGCCGGTCAACGCGCACTTGCCGCACGACTACGTTCCCGGCGAGCGGCTGCGCCTGGAGGCCTACCGGAAGCTCGCGGCCGCCCTCACCAACGAGGCCATCGACGAGGTCCAGGCAGAACTGGTGGACCGCTACGGCGAACTTCCGCTGCCGGCACAGAACCTGGTGGCCGTGGCACAGTTCCGCGTTGCCGCCCGTGAAGCCGGACTGTCCGACGTTGCGCTCCAGGGCAACTTCATCAAGTTCTCCCCGGCCACGCTTCCGGAGTCCAAGACCATGCGCCTGAACCGGATGTACCCGGGGTCCCAGACCAAGCCTGCGCTGGACGCGGTGCTCATTCCCAAGCCCAAGACGGCGCGGATCGGGGGCCGGGACCTGCAGGACGCCGAGATCCTGGAGTGGGCCAACGGCGTGATCCGGAACATCTTCTCCGACGCCCCTCTGGCGGTGAGTTAG
- a CDS encoding DUF2505 domain-containing protein, with protein sequence MALSATTTLPHSVDSVAAVLVNEDFQRHVSQLVGGSLESFTLDGDIAGAFNTTSVRTLPTTRLPEIARKFVGEHLKVTQVENWEAPAADGSRQSNISLKIAGAPVDVTAVQRLVADAGGTRVELEGAVKSSVPFLGGKIADAAEPMVAKALNLQAAQAQAWLESH encoded by the coding sequence ATGGCGCTGAGCGCAACCACCACCCTTCCGCACTCCGTTGACAGCGTTGCCGCTGTGCTGGTGAACGAGGATTTCCAGCGCCACGTCAGCCAGCTCGTGGGCGGCAGCCTGGAGTCCTTCACCCTGGACGGCGATATCGCAGGGGCTTTCAACACCACGTCCGTGCGCACGCTGCCCACCACGCGGCTGCCCGAGATTGCCCGCAAGTTCGTCGGCGAGCACCTCAAGGTGACCCAGGTGGAGAACTGGGAAGCCCCCGCCGCGGACGGCTCGCGCCAGAGCAACATTTCCCTGAAGATCGCCGGCGCCCCCGTGGACGTCACCGCCGTCCAGCGGCTGGTGGCCGACGCCGGCGGAACCCGTGTTGAGCTTGAGGGTGCCGTGAAGTCCTCCGTGCCGTTCCTCGGTGGCAAGATCGCCGACGCCGCCGAGCCCATGGTGGCCAAGGCGCTCAACCTGCAGGCCGCCCAGGCCCAGGCCTGGCTGGAAAGCCACTAG